A genome region from Anaerobacillus alkaliphilus includes the following:
- the der gene encoding ribosome biogenesis GTPase Der translates to MSKPVVAIVGRPNVGKSTIFNRIVGERVSIVEDMPGVTRDRIYSSGEWLNKDFNLIDTGGIEITEEPLLTQMRQQAEIAIDEADVIIFIVNGREGITSADEEVAKLLFRSKKPIVLGVNKIDNPEMREQLYEFYSLGMGDPVAISGSHGLGLGDLLDEVIKHFPEGEEVPYDEETIRVSLIGRPNVGKSSLVNALLGEERVIVSSIAGTTRDAIDTPFTVDDQEYVLIDTAGMRKKGKVYESTEKYSVLRALKAIERSDVVLVVLNAEEGIIEQDKKIAGYAHEAGRAVIIVVNKWDAITKDDKTLQTFEQKVKDHFLFLDYAPILFVSAHTKQRLNTILPLVNEVAENHTLRVPTNVLNELIMDSVAMNPAPTDKGKRLRINYATQVAIKPPTFVIFVNEPELLHFSYERFLENRIRATFEFKGTPIRIFARKKND, encoded by the coding sequence ATGTCAAAACCTGTAGTAGCTATTGTGGGACGGCCAAATGTTGGAAAGTCTACGATCTTTAATAGGATCGTAGGAGAAAGAGTATCCATTGTTGAAGATATGCCAGGAGTAACTAGAGACCGTATTTATAGTTCTGGTGAATGGCTAAATAAAGACTTTAATTTAATTGATACTGGTGGAATTGAGATTACTGAAGAACCACTATTAACACAAATGAGACAACAAGCGGAAATTGCCATTGATGAAGCTGATGTAATCATTTTTATTGTAAATGGTCGGGAAGGAATTACTAGTGCTGATGAGGAAGTTGCAAAGCTATTGTTTCGCTCAAAAAAACCAATTGTTTTAGGTGTTAATAAGATTGATAATCCAGAAATGCGTGAACAATTATATGAATTTTATTCTTTAGGAATGGGAGATCCTGTTGCTATTTCAGGGTCCCATGGATTAGGTTTAGGTGATTTACTTGATGAAGTAATTAAACATTTTCCTGAAGGAGAAGAAGTTCCCTACGATGAAGAGACAATTCGTGTATCTTTAATTGGGCGTCCAAATGTAGGGAAATCATCGTTAGTAAATGCTCTTTTAGGAGAAGAACGGGTAATTGTTAGTAGTATTGCTGGAACAACAAGGGATGCGATTGATACACCATTTACTGTTGATGATCAAGAGTATGTATTAATTGATACAGCAGGTATGAGAAAAAAAGGAAAAGTGTACGAGAGTACCGAAAAATATAGTGTATTAAGAGCATTAAAGGCCATCGAGAGATCTGATGTTGTCCTTGTCGTTTTAAATGCTGAAGAAGGCATTATTGAACAAGACAAAAAAATAGCTGGTTATGCTCACGAGGCAGGACGAGCAGTAATTATTGTTGTAAACAAGTGGGACGCGATAACCAAAGATGATAAAACATTACAGACATTTGAGCAAAAAGTAAAGGATCACTTTTTATTTTTAGATTATGCTCCTATCTTGTTTGTTTCTGCTCATACAAAACAACGTTTAAATACCATTTTACCTTTGGTGAATGAGGTTGCAGAAAATCATACTTTACGTGTACCAACCAATGTTCTTAATGAATTAATCATGGATTCAGTTGCTATGAACCCAGCACCTACGGACAAAGGAAAGCGTTTGAGAATTAATTATGCTACCCAAGTAGCTATTAAACCGCCGACGTTCGTTATTTTCGTTAATGAACCAGAATTACTGCATTTTTCATATGAAAGGTTTTTAGAAAATCGAATTAGAGCAACCTTTGAGTTTAAAGGAACACCGATAAGAATTTTTGCAAGAAAAAAGAATGATTAA
- a CDS encoding DUF5359 family protein, with the protein MFEILKKYEGVLVKVTCIQFIFLIIAQILLYKKEVAPYISKTIFSEGVFIEYVYRTMETLDQLTTIWYHM; encoded by the coding sequence ATGTTTGAAATCCTAAAAAAGTATGAGGGTGTTTTAGTAAAAGTGACATGCATACAATTTATTTTCTTGATCATTGCCCAAATTCTTCTTTATAAAAAGGAAGTTGCTCCCTACATAAGTAAAACGATTTTTTCAGAAGGTGTCTTTATCGAGTACGTGTATAGGACAATGGAAACATTAGACCAACTTACTACAATATGGTATCATATGTAA
- a CDS encoding YpzI family protein, whose product MGKDRQEKKLRKSGKVEMDRDQALHYGGATRLEGPEEARKRQR is encoded by the coding sequence TTGGGTAAAGATCGCCAAGAAAAGAAGTTACGAAAATCAGGGAAAGTAGAAATGGATCGTGATCAAGCTCTTCACTATGGTGGAGCAACTCGATTAGAAGGGCCAGAAGAGGCTAGAAAAAGGCAACGATAA
- a CDS encoding YphA family membrane protein, producing MEGIYFYWLFWIGWVYTTFLLRKTKERLVIGAGILLLIILSSRHLVVGEYIVNGTIALSLLIGYYLISKNRVGVVVFFLCVSIISTISYVTFRLFQLYDPVWVMFHPTLKLSFLLVILILVLVKDQQMRIALLFVTVAQGELVYTIFLSTIVPEFLIGQRESLDIIAITSCIIFLWYAFERLVTLLDELVKKRTVLRTSRR from the coding sequence ATGGAAGGAATTTATTTCTATTGGCTTTTTTGGATTGGGTGGGTATATACGACTTTTTTGCTAAGAAAAACGAAAGAACGATTAGTGATTGGTGCTGGAATACTTCTATTAATCATTTTATCAAGTAGACATCTCGTTGTTGGGGAATATATAGTAAATGGTACAATCGCGCTTTCTTTACTTATAGGATATTATTTGATTTCAAAAAATAGGGTAGGAGTAGTTGTCTTTTTTTTGTGTGTTAGTATCATTTCGACGATTTCCTATGTGACATTTCGACTGTTTCAGTTGTACGATCCTGTTTGGGTGATGTTTCACCCTACCCTTAAATTATCATTTTTATTAGTTATTTTGATCCTCGTATTAGTGAAAGACCAACAGATGAGAATAGCTTTACTTTTTGTCACTGTTGCACAAGGTGAATTAGTCTACACGATTTTTTTAAGCACAATTGTTCCAGAATTTCTTATAGGTCAACGGGAGAGCCTAGATATTATAGCAATCACCTCATGTATTATCTTCTTATGGTATGCATTTGAAAGGTTAGTTACTTTATTGGATGAGCTAGTGAAAAAACGAACGGTTTTAAGGACGTCAAGACGATAA
- a CDS encoding lysophospholipid acyltransferase family protein, with protein MNLYTIGQALCRAYLSTLYKVEVVGKENIPKDKGVLLCCNHIHAMDPPFLGSYIERPIHYMAKAELFETPILKSLIPKLNAFPIRRGMSDKQALRQGLKILKEDKVLGIFPEGTRSQTGELQEGLAGVGFFALKTEAEVVPSAIIGPYKPFKPLKVVYGKPLNFNELRESRASSEEATKYIMEEIAQLIREHEPRN; from the coding sequence TTGAATTTGTACACGATTGGACAAGCTCTTTGTCGAGCCTATTTATCTACCTTGTATAAAGTAGAGGTAGTAGGAAAAGAAAATATTCCAAAAGATAAAGGTGTATTGCTTTGCTGTAATCACATTCATGCAATGGATCCACCTTTTTTAGGCTCTTATATTGAAAGGCCGATACACTATATGGCCAAGGCTGAACTTTTTGAAACCCCAATTTTAAAGTCTCTGATCCCTAAGCTCAATGCTTTTCCAATTAGACGTGGCATGAGTGATAAGCAAGCCTTAAGACAAGGACTAAAAATCTTAAAAGAAGACAAAGTATTAGGGATATTTCCTGAAGGAACTAGAAGTCAGACGGGAGAACTACAAGAGGGACTAGCTGGTGTAGGATTTTTTGCTCTAAAAACCGAAGCTGAAGTAGTTCCGAGTGCTATTATTGGTCCATATAAACCATTCAAGCCATTAAAAGTGGTTTATGGTAAGCCCCTAAATTTTAACGAATTAAGGGAATCGAGAGCTTCATCAGAAGAAGCTACGAAATACATAATGGAAGAAATAGCGCAATTGATTAGAGAACACGAACCACGTAACTAA
- the ypeB gene encoding germination protein YpeB has product MLRTILVAILGVAVVSTAYWGYQEHQEKNSILIKAENTYQRAFHDLTFNLDQLHDEIGATLAMNSKDQLSPSLADVWRLTSMAQMNLGQLPLTLMPFSKTEEYLYKVGNFSYRNAIRDLEHEPLSEEEYQTLNELYKQSGEIQNEMRKVQSMVLQDNLRWMDVELALASEDEPLNNAIVNGFHIVNEKVEGFSEVDWGADLPQLQSNDDLLNERLNGEEVTAEEAKEIALRFVELENAEIHIEETGEGLAYGSYSVRINDPEHEANIFMDISKKGGHPIWLLQDRQVGETNISLNEASEKAKELLEKNGIEDMQIVDSKQYNAVGVFNFAYLKDNVRVYPDAIVVEVSLQDGEIIGYESSAYLTNHRDRDVSQPTISVEEAQERLNPSLEVMEHHVALIKNDLSEEVLTYEFFGVINNDTYRIFINAQTGHEEKIEKLDNAEPVYKSA; this is encoded by the coding sequence ATGCTTAGAACAATATTAGTAGCAATTTTAGGTGTAGCAGTTGTATCAACTGCGTACTGGGGTTATCAAGAACACCAAGAAAAGAACTCGATATTAATTAAAGCTGAAAATACCTATCAACGAGCCTTCCACGATCTAACATTCAACTTAGATCAACTTCATGATGAAATTGGAGCTACTCTAGCGATGAACTCTAAGGATCAGCTTTCTCCATCTTTAGCAGATGTTTGGAGATTAACTTCAATGGCACAGATGAACCTAGGGCAGCTTCCGTTGACTTTAATGCCTTTTAGTAAGACAGAAGAGTATTTATATAAGGTTGGTAACTTCAGTTATCGAAATGCCATTCGCGATTTAGAGCATGAACCATTATCAGAAGAAGAGTATCAGACTCTCAACGAATTGTATAAACAAAGTGGTGAAATTCAAAATGAAATGCGTAAGGTCCAATCAATGGTGTTACAAGACAACTTACGTTGGATGGATGTTGAGTTAGCCTTGGCTTCTGAAGATGAGCCTTTAAACAATGCAATTGTTAACGGATTTCACATCGTAAATGAAAAAGTTGAGGGTTTTAGCGAAGTTGATTGGGGAGCAGACTTACCACAACTACAATCAAATGATGATTTACTGAATGAACGTTTAAACGGCGAGGAAGTTACAGCCGAAGAAGCAAAAGAAATTGCATTAAGGTTTGTAGAGTTAGAAAATGCAGAAATTCATATTGAGGAAACCGGTGAAGGTTTAGCGTATGGATCCTATTCGGTAAGAATTAATGATCCTGAGCATGAAGCTAATATTTTTATGGATATTTCCAAAAAAGGTGGGCACCCAATTTGGTTATTACAAGATCGTCAGGTTGGGGAAACAAACATTAGCTTAAATGAAGCATCCGAAAAAGCGAAAGAGTTGCTAGAAAAGAATGGCATAGAAGATATGCAAATCGTTGATAGTAAACAATACAATGCTGTAGGGGTATTTAACTTTGCTTACCTAAAAGACAACGTGAGAGTATACCCTGATGCAATTGTTGTTGAAGTTTCATTGCAGGATGGCGAAATTATTGGTTACGAGTCGTCCGCATATTTAACGAATCATCGTGATCGTGATGTGTCCCAACCGACCATTTCTGTAGAAGAGGCACAAGAGCGTTTAAATCCGTCTCTAGAGGTTATGGAACATCATGTAGCGCTAATAAAAAATGACCTCAGTGAAGAAGTCTTAACTTATGAGTTCTTTGGTGTTATTAACAATGATACCTATAGAATATTTATCAATGCCCAAACAGGCCATGAAGAAAAAATAGAGAAGCTTGACAATGCTGAACCGGTGTATAAGTCAGCATAA
- the rpsA gene encoding 30S ribosomal protein S1 encodes MSEEMNQAMDQVKTFVEGEVVTGTVTKVEDKVVFVNVGYKVDGIIPISELSSLHVENASEVVSAGDEFQLKVIKVTEEEVVLSKRAVQAEVAWEDLQQKFEKGEIFEAQVADVVKGGLVVDVGIRGFIPASLVERHFVEDFSDYKGKTLRLKVAEIDKEANKLILSQRALLDEEAEAQKKAAMTEIKTGQIVEGTVQRLTNFGAFIDIGGIDGLVHISQMAHQRVEKPSDVLNEGDKVKVKILSVDDTNGRISLSIKDTQPGPWEQVIESIQTGDVVEGEVKRLVSFGAFVEIAPGVEGLVHISQIANRHIGTPSEALKVGEVVKAKVLDINTNEKRISLSIRELLEAEEKANIPTQQYQRDEETSGFSLADVIGEQLKKFK; translated from the coding sequence ATGTCAGAAGAAATGAATCAGGCAATGGACCAAGTTAAAACGTTTGTCGAAGGTGAAGTTGTAACAGGTACGGTAACAAAGGTAGAAGACAAAGTAGTATTTGTGAATGTTGGTTATAAAGTAGATGGAATTATTCCAATCAGTGAACTATCTAGCCTTCATGTTGAAAATGCCTCTGAAGTAGTTTCAGCAGGGGATGAGTTTCAATTAAAAGTAATCAAAGTAACTGAAGAAGAAGTTGTCCTTTCAAAACGTGCTGTTCAGGCTGAAGTAGCATGGGAAGATCTTCAACAGAAATTTGAAAAAGGCGAGATATTTGAAGCTCAAGTTGCGGATGTAGTCAAGGGTGGATTAGTCGTTGATGTTGGCATTAGAGGTTTTATACCTGCGTCTTTAGTAGAAAGACACTTTGTCGAAGATTTTTCCGATTATAAGGGAAAAACATTAAGATTGAAAGTTGCTGAAATTGATAAAGAAGCAAACAAACTTATCTTATCTCAGCGGGCTCTGTTAGATGAAGAAGCTGAAGCTCAAAAGAAAGCTGCTATGACTGAGATAAAGACAGGTCAAATTGTTGAAGGAACTGTTCAACGATTAACAAATTTTGGTGCGTTTATTGACATCGGAGGCATTGATGGGCTTGTTCATATCTCACAAATGGCTCATCAACGTGTAGAAAAGCCATCAGATGTCCTTAACGAAGGTGATAAGGTTAAGGTGAAAATACTTTCGGTTGATGACACAAATGGTCGTATTTCTCTATCAATTAAAGATACACAACCAGGCCCATGGGAACAAGTTATCGAGAGCATTCAAACAGGTGATGTTGTTGAAGGTGAAGTGAAACGTCTTGTGTCATTTGGTGCTTTTGTAGAAATAGCACCGGGAGTAGAAGGGTTAGTTCATATCTCACAGATTGCAAATCGTCACATTGGAACTCCAAGCGAAGCCTTAAAAGTAGGAGAAGTTGTTAAAGCAAAGGTGTTAGATATTAATACAAATGAAAAACGAATTTCGTTAAGTATTCGTGAGCTACTAGAAGCAGAGGAAAAAGCAAATATCCCAACACAACAATATCAGCGTGATGAAGAAACGAGTGGTTTTTCACTAGCTGATGTAATAGGAGAGCAATTAAAAAAGTTTAAATAG
- the cmk gene encoding (d)CMP kinase: protein MNKINIAIDGPAGAGKSTVAKLVATRLEFIYIDTGAMYRALTYKAFQNKIDFHDEEELNLLLKDTNIQLTSAGKVYLDGEDVSEQIRSQEVTNSVSFVAAHSSVRHEMLVRQQNMAQSGGTVMDGRDIGTAVLPNAEVKVFLSATVEERARRRYEENQAKGIPTDFEQLKDEIALRDKRDSERATAPLKKADDAIEIDTTQLSIEQVVASILEIVAGRT, encoded by the coding sequence ATGAATAAGATTAATATAGCCATTGATGGTCCAGCTGGTGCTGGAAAGAGTACTGTAGCTAAGTTAGTCGCAACAAGACTTGAATTTATCTATATAGATACAGGTGCAATGTATCGAGCTCTTACATACAAAGCGTTTCAGAACAAAATTGATTTTCACGATGAGGAAGAGCTAAATCTTTTGTTAAAAGATACAAATATTCAGTTAACATCAGCAGGAAAAGTGTATCTTGATGGGGAAGATGTATCTGAACAAATTCGCTCGCAAGAGGTAACAAATTCGGTTTCCTTTGTTGCTGCTCATAGCTCTGTTCGTCACGAGATGTTAGTAAGGCAACAAAATATGGCACAAAGTGGTGGAACAGTGATGGATGGCCGAGATATTGGAACAGCTGTATTGCCGAATGCTGAAGTCAAAGTTTTCTTATCTGCAACAGTAGAGGAACGTGCTAGACGTAGATATGAAGAAAATCAGGCCAAAGGAATTCCCACTGACTTCGAACAACTAAAGGATGAAATAGCTTTAAGAGATAAGCGGGACTCCGAAAGAGCGACGGCACCATTAAAAAAAGCGGATGATGCTATTGAGATCGATACGACCCAATTGTCGATTGAGCAGGTTGTAGCTTCGATCTTAGAGATAGTGGCAGGAAGGACTTGA
- the fni gene encoding type 2 isopentenyl-diphosphate Delta-isomerase: MDRASRKIEHIEHTLKLSSNEPNSFKDIKFVHQSIPNIDVEHVEIHTTVGELPLSSPIFINAMTGGGGERTISINRSLARVAQKYNLAMAVGSQMAAIRDKNERATFEVVRKENPTGIIISNIGSEATVEQAKEAVEMLRADALQIHLNVVQELVMPEGDRTFSGVLERIKDIVDELSIPVIVKEVGFGMSKETATKLANVGVNVIDVGGSGGTNFAKIENLRREFTLDLFNDWGISTAASICEVKQSQPFFSVIGTGGIRTGLDIAKALSLGASAVGVAGLLLKELHDNGEEGLEMTIERLMNELKMVMTALGIRKIDELRKVPLVISGETFHWLKQRGIPTKNYSQRVYPH, translated from the coding sequence TTGGACAGAGCTTCGAGAAAAATTGAACATATTGAACACACATTAAAGCTTTCATCAAATGAGCCAAATTCGTTCAAAGATATTAAATTTGTTCACCAAAGCATACCTAACATTGATGTTGAACATGTTGAAATTCATACAACTGTCGGCGAACTACCTTTAAGTTCGCCAATTTTTATCAATGCAATGACAGGTGGAGGCGGGGAAAGAACGATAAGCATTAATCGTTCGTTAGCAAGAGTAGCACAGAAGTATAATCTTGCTATGGCTGTAGGCTCACAAATGGCTGCGATTAGAGATAAAAATGAAAGAGCTACATTTGAGGTAGTAAGAAAAGAAAATCCTACGGGTATCATTATTAGTAATATTGGTAGTGAAGCTACTGTCGAACAGGCCAAAGAGGCTGTCGAGATGTTACGTGCTGATGCTTTACAAATCCATCTAAATGTAGTGCAAGAATTAGTAATGCCAGAAGGAGATCGTACATTTTCTGGTGTGTTGGAAAGAATTAAAGATATCGTTGATGAACTTTCCATCCCAGTCATTGTTAAAGAAGTTGGCTTTGGCATGAGTAAGGAAACAGCTACAAAATTGGCAAATGTGGGTGTGAACGTTATAGATGTAGGAGGGTCAGGTGGGACAAACTTCGCGAAAATAGAAAATCTTCGTAGAGAGTTTACTCTTGATCTATTTAACGACTGGGGAATTTCTACTGCTGCTTCTATCTGTGAAGTAAAACAATCGCAACCATTTTTTTCTGTGATTGGGACAGGTGGAATAAGAACTGGTTTAGATATAGCCAAAGCTCTTAGCCTAGGTGCCTCTGCAGTTGGTGTTGCAGGGTTATTGTTAAAGGAGCTTCATGATAACGGAGAAGAAGGACTAGAAATGACAATCGAGAGGCTGATGAATGAACTTAAAATGGTGATGACAGCCTTGGGGATTAGAAAAATTGATGAGTTAAGAAAAGTTCCGCTCGTTATTAGTGGTGAAACGTTCCATTGGCTAAAGCAGCGTGGTATCCCAACAAAAAACTACTCTCAAAGAGTTTATCCACATTAA
- a CDS encoding cell wall hydrolase encodes MNKAIGKIPLLIMICLLAFSTFTSAPQVSAFSEQIIQRGATGDDVVELQARLQYIGFYHGTIDGVYGWGTYWAVRKYQDEFGLEVDGLVGPQMKAMLEKSTDFDYEWVHKQFYEGRKFTHYGPDPKKNQSGPKGSKIPPLEQKRRQQQGQGTAPGTPAPGGQAPEVTPGGETPAPGTPAAPGGETPAPGTPATPGETPATPGETPAPGTPVAPGETPAPGETPVPGEQAAPETEPVPDEEPVPDQTTDEGPNIEQAINVPQGFSENDIRIMAQAVYGEARGEPYIGQVAVAAVILNRINSPTFPNTPSGVIFEPRAFTAVADGQIYLEPNETARRAVLDAINGQDPSGHALYYFNPDTATSGWIWTRPQIKKIGKHIFCK; translated from the coding sequence ATGAATAAGGCAATAGGAAAAATTCCTCTTTTAATCATGATATGTTTGCTTGCGTTTTCAACTTTTACGTCAGCACCACAGGTAAGCGCATTTTCTGAACAAATTATTCAGCGCGGAGCAACAGGTGATGACGTTGTTGAATTGCAAGCGAGACTCCAGTATATCGGTTTTTATCATGGAACGATTGATGGAGTCTATGGTTGGGGAACGTATTGGGCAGTAAGAAAGTACCAAGATGAGTTTGGTCTAGAAGTAGATGGATTAGTAGGTCCGCAAATGAAAGCAATGTTAGAGAAAAGTACCGATTTTGATTACGAATGGGTACATAAACAGTTTTACGAAGGAAGGAAATTTACTCATTATGGGCCAGATCCTAAGAAAAACCAAAGTGGTCCAAAAGGAAGTAAAATTCCACCACTAGAACAAAAAAGACGTCAGCAGCAAGGGCAAGGAACAGCACCAGGAACACCGGCACCTGGGGGCCAAGCACCTGAAGTAACACCAGGAGGAGAGACACCAGCGCCAGGGACACCAGCAGCACCAGGAGGAGAGACACCAGCGCCAGGGACACCAGCAACACCAGGAGAAACACCAGCAACACCAGGAGAAACACCAGCGCCAGGGACACCAGTAGCACCAGGAGAGACACCAGCACCAGGAGAAACCCCGGTTCCTGGAGAGCAAGCAGCACCTGAAACTGAACCTGTTCCTGATGAAGAACCTGTTCCTGATCAAACAACTGATGAAGGTCCAAATATTGAACAGGCAATTAATGTACCACAAGGTTTCTCGGAGAATGATATTCGAATTATGGCCCAAGCGGTTTACGGTGAAGCTCGAGGCGAGCCTTATATTGGTCAGGTGGCAGTCGCCGCGGTGATATTAAATCGAATTAATAGCCCAACTTTCCCGAATACACCATCTGGAGTTATCTTTGAACCACGTGCCTTTACGGCAGTAGCCGATGGACAAATTTATTTAGAACCTAATGAAACAGCCCGAAGAGCAGTTTTAGATGCGATTAATGGTCAAGACCCTTCTGGTCATGCTTTATACTACTTTAATCCTGATACTGCTACATCAGGTTGGATTTGGACAAGACCACAAATTAAGAAAATTGGTAAGCATATTTTCTGTAAATAA
- the plsY gene encoding glycerol-3-phosphate 1-O-acyltransferase PlsY, with protein sequence MNIFISVLVGYLLGSISFSYVFGQKLKKLDIRQHGSGNAGATNTLRVLGVGPAIGVLLLDALKGIVAVLLALYLAGEGLAPALAGLAAIIGHNWPIFLRFKGGKGVATTIGVLATLVFWPALIAGLVAILSIVVSRFVSLGSLLFLLLTTIITALFREYFAYPIEYVYLMIAVTILSFWRHRTNISRLIKGNESKIGQKANQ encoded by the coding sequence ATGAATATTTTTATTTCAGTACTAGTAGGCTATTTACTAGGGTCAATTAGTTTTAGTTATGTGTTTGGCCAAAAGCTAAAAAAGCTTGATATTCGCCAACATGGCAGCGGAAATGCTGGAGCGACGAATACACTGCGTGTCCTGGGGGTAGGGCCAGCAATCGGTGTATTATTACTAGATGCCCTTAAGGGGATTGTAGCGGTCTTATTAGCTCTTTATTTAGCTGGAGAGGGACTTGCTCCTGCTCTTGCAGGGTTAGCAGCCATTATCGGGCATAATTGGCCAATTTTCCTTAGATTCAAAGGTGGAAAAGGAGTTGCTACAACAATAGGAGTCCTTGCAACCCTAGTCTTTTGGCCTGCCCTTATTGCCGGTCTTGTGGCCATTTTAAGCATCGTTGTGTCAAGATTTGTATCCTTAGGGTCATTGTTATTTTTGCTACTGACGACAATCATTACAGCTCTATTTAGGGAGTATTTTGCGTATCCAATTGAGTATGTATATTTAATGATTGCGGTAACGATTTTGTCGTTTTGGAGACATCGTACAAACATTTCAAGGCTCATTAAAGGAAATGAAAGTAAAATCGGTCAAAAAGCAAATCAATAG
- a CDS encoding NAD(P)H-dependent glycerol-3-phosphate dehydrogenase: protein MATITVFGAGSWGSALSIVLADNNHQVRLWGRDERQIQEINEERTNEKYLPGTTIPSNVKAYTNVNDALNGVEAILLVVPTKAMRGVLAEIRASLTTKVTFIHASKGIEPDSLKRISEMIEEEIPEHLRKSVVVLSGPSHAEEVSLRQPTTVTSSSLHNEEAEYVQDLFMNKHFRVYTNPDLLGVELGGALKNIIALGAGLTNGLGYGDNAKAALMTRGLAEIARLGVKLGANPLTFAGLSGLGDLIVTCTSVHSRNWRAGNLLGQGNSLDEVLANMGMAVEGVRTTKAAYQLALREGVEMPITAVLYDVLFNNKQPQIAVEELMGRVKTHEVENLSF, encoded by the coding sequence ATGGCAACTATAACAGTTTTCGGCGCGGGCAGTTGGGGAAGTGCACTAAGTATTGTTTTAGCTGACAATAACCATCAAGTACGCCTCTGGGGAAGAGACGAGCGTCAGATACAGGAAATTAATGAAGAGCGTACCAACGAAAAGTACCTGCCAGGTACCACAATACCGAGTAATGTTAAAGCTTATACAAACGTGAATGACGCATTAAATGGGGTTGAAGCAATTTTACTTGTTGTACCTACCAAGGCAATGCGAGGAGTTTTAGCTGAAATTCGCGCGTCGTTGACAACGAAAGTTACGTTTATTCATGCAAGCAAAGGTATTGAACCTGACAGTCTCAAACGTATATCAGAAATGATTGAAGAAGAAATACCTGAGCATTTGCGTAAATCCGTTGTCGTTTTATCTGGACCGAGTCATGCTGAGGAAGTTAGTCTACGTCAACCGACTACTGTCACAAGTTCATCCCTACATAATGAAGAAGCTGAGTATGTGCAAGATTTATTTATGAATAAGCATTTTCGAGTGTATACTAACCCGGATTTACTCGGGGTTGAACTTGGTGGTGCCTTGAAAAATATTATTGCTCTAGGAGCAGGGTTAACGAATGGTTTAGGCTACGGTGATAATGCAAAAGCAGCCCTTATGACAAGAGGATTAGCTGAAATTGCAAGACTTGGAGTGAAACTTGGTGCAAATCCGTTAACTTTTGCAGGCCTTTCTGGATTAGGTGACTTAATTGTTACTTGTACAAGTGTTCATAGTCGAAACTGGAGAGCAGGGAATTTACTTGGTCAGGGCAATTCTTTAGACGAGGTATTAGCTAACATGGGAATGGCTGTAGAAGGAGTTCGAACTACGAAGGCGGCCTACCAATTGGCGCTTCGAGAAGGTGTGGAAATGCCTATTACAGCAGTCTTATATGATGTATTATTTAACAATAAGCAACCGCAAATAGCTGTTGAGGAACTCATGGGTCGAGTAAAGACTCATGAAGTCGAGAATTTAAGCTTTTAA
- a CDS encoding flagellar brake protein translates to MLNIGDTIFLEIDDEKEEEKQRFKCRLVDRVREYLFIDYPINDRTKKVGFFHDGTQFGASFIGKDQAVYLFQTQLVGRKKARIPMLVLIDPGQDKYNRIQRRQHVRVDASIDVAVHSINKEFTPFVSVTADISGGGIALVLPKNHTFSGGEDIICWLSIHLQTGEIKYVKVECHVIRIISTKDSPREKASIQFSNINENDRQTIIRYVFERQLYLRKKGMTE, encoded by the coding sequence TTGCTTAATATCGGTGATACGATTTTTTTAGAGATAGATGATGAGAAAGAAGAAGAAAAACAAAGGTTTAAATGTCGATTAGTTGACCGAGTAAGGGAATATCTTTTCATTGACTATCCTATAAATGATCGAACAAAGAAAGTTGGTTTTTTTCACGATGGCACCCAATTTGGCGCGTCTTTTATCGGAAAAGATCAAGCTGTTTATTTATTTCAAACGCAATTAGTAGGTAGAAAAAAAGCTCGGATCCCAATGCTTGTTTTAATTGACCCAGGTCAAGATAAATATAATCGAATACAAAGAAGACAGCATGTTAGGGTTGATGCATCAATCGATGTTGCTGTGCATTCTATCAATAAAGAATTTACTCCTTTTGTTTCTGTAACAGCTGATATAAGTGGTGGGGGGATTGCTCTAGTCTTGCCTAAAAACCATACTTTCTCTGGTGGAGAAGATATTATTTGCTGGCTTTCTATACATTTGCAAACAGGGGAAATCAAATATGTAAAAGTAGAGTGCCATGTTATTCGAATAATCTCCACAAAGGATAGTCCAAGGGAAAAAGCCTCTATCCAATTTAGTAATATAAATGAAAACGACCGTCAAACAATTATTCGTTATGTGTTTGAGAGGCAACTTTACTTAAGAAAAAAAGGTATGACAGAATAA